A single Mixta calida DNA region contains:
- the phoQ gene encoding two-component system sensor histidine kinase PhoQ, with the protein MRFLQSQRPFSLRARFLLATAAVVLVLSLSYGMVAVVGYIVSFDKTTYRVMRGESNLFYTLAQWKNNQLTIAQPEQLTLNSPTLVFIYDERGRLLWQQRDVPEIRQKINPDWLKKPDFYEIDTSNQTSREALGNDQAAQNKLHAYDDNGDDTFTHSVAVNRYDATTTLPALTVVVVDSIPQELQHSDVVWSWFSYVLLVNLLLVIPLLWLAAHWSLRPIGTLAGQIRELESSQREALDPNPPQELRSLVRNLNLLLENERQRYTRYRTTLSDLTHSLKTPLAVLQSTLRSLRGGKNLSVEQAEPIMLEQISRISQQIGYYLHRASMQADHNPLKRELHSVSALLDSLCSALNKVYQRKGISLSLDVSPEITFVGDQNDFMEVMGNVLDNACKYCLEFVEISARQTDSCLLLVVEDDGPGIPESKREIIFLRGQRADTLRPGQGLGLAVARDILEQYAGDIEAGTSALGGARMKVLFQRQEVEHNLE; encoded by the coding sequence ATGCGCTTCCTGCAAAGCCAACGGCCCTTTTCGCTGCGCGCCCGCTTTCTGCTGGCCACTGCCGCTGTGGTGCTGGTGCTCTCTCTCTCTTACGGCATGGTCGCCGTGGTCGGGTATATCGTCAGCTTCGATAAGACTACCTACCGCGTGATGCGCGGCGAAAGCAATCTGTTCTATACCCTCGCCCAGTGGAAAAACAATCAGCTGACCATCGCCCAGCCGGAGCAGCTGACGCTGAATTCGCCGACGCTGGTGTTTATCTACGACGAGCGCGGCCGCCTGCTGTGGCAGCAGCGCGACGTGCCGGAGATCCGCCAGAAGATCAACCCGGACTGGCTGAAAAAGCCCGATTTTTACGAAATCGACACCAGTAATCAGACCAGCCGCGAAGCGCTCGGCAACGACCAGGCGGCGCAAAATAAGCTGCACGCCTACGACGATAACGGCGACGACACCTTTACCCACTCGGTGGCGGTTAACCGCTATGACGCCACCACCACGCTGCCGGCGCTGACGGTGGTGGTAGTCGATTCGATCCCGCAGGAATTACAGCATTCTGACGTGGTCTGGTCCTGGTTCAGCTATGTGCTGCTGGTTAATCTGCTGTTGGTGATCCCGCTGCTGTGGCTGGCGGCGCACTGGAGCCTGCGGCCTATCGGCACGCTGGCTGGCCAGATCCGTGAACTGGAAAGCAGTCAGCGCGAAGCGCTCGATCCAAATCCGCCGCAGGAGCTGCGCAGTCTGGTGCGCAACCTGAACCTGCTGCTGGAAAACGAGCGTCAGCGCTATACGCGCTACCGCACCACCCTCTCCGATCTTACCCACAGCCTGAAAACGCCGCTGGCGGTGCTGCAAAGCACCCTGCGATCGCTGCGCGGCGGCAAGAATCTCTCCGTCGAGCAGGCGGAGCCGATCATGCTGGAGCAGATCAGCCGCATCTCGCAGCAGATCGGCTACTACCTGCACCGCGCCAGCATGCAGGCGGATCACAACCCGCTGAAGCGCGAACTGCATTCCGTTTCCGCGCTGCTGGACAGCCTCTGTTCGGCATTGAATAAGGTTTACCAGCGCAAAGGCATCTCCCTGTCGCTGGATGTCTCGCCGGAAATCACCTTCGTCGGCGATCAGAATGACTTTATGGAAGTGATGGGCAATGTGCTGGATAACGCCTGCAAATATTGCCTGGAGTTTGTGGAAATCAGCGCGCGCCAGACCGACTCCTGCCTGCTGCTGGTGGTGGAAGATGACGGCCCCGGCATTCCCGAAAGCAAGCGGGAGATTATTTTTCTGCGCGGCCAGCGCGCCGACACGCTGCGTCCCGGACAGGGGCTGGGGCTGGCGGTGGCGCGCGATATTCTGGAGCAGTACGCGGGCGATATCGAAGCGGGCACCAGCGCGCTGGGCGGCGCCAGAATGAAAGTGCTTTTCCAGCGTCAGGAAGTGGAACATAACCTTGAGTAG
- the potA gene encoding spermidine/putrescine ABC transporter ATP-binding protein PotA, which produces MTQTRAQTALVTLSGISKAFDGKEIIADFNLTIHHGEFITLLGPSGCGKTTILRLIAGLEETDSGEIILDGETITATPAEHRHVNTVFQSYALFPHMTVFENVAFGLRMQKTPATEITARVNEALAMVQLESFADRRPHQLSGGQQQRVAIARAVVNRPKVLLLDESLSALDYKLRKQMQNELKALQRKLGITFVFVTHDQEEALSMSDRIVVLRDGRIEQDGSPREIYEEPANLFVARFIGEINVFDAEVVAPLADQRVRAKVEGRECDILVPFPVTPGQKLNVLLRPEDLRVEEINDSEAAEGLVGFVRERNYKGMTLESTVELENGKLVTVSEFFNEDDPDFDHSLNQKMAITWVESWEVVLPDENNA; this is translated from the coding sequence ATGACGCAAACACGCGCGCAAACGGCGCTGGTTACGCTTTCTGGCATCAGTAAAGCTTTTGACGGCAAAGAAATTATTGCCGACTTTAACCTGACCATACATCACGGCGAGTTTATTACGCTGCTCGGCCCTTCCGGCTGCGGCAAGACCACCATCCTGCGCCTGATCGCCGGGCTTGAAGAGACCGACAGCGGCGAGATTATTCTCGACGGCGAAACCATCACCGCTACCCCGGCGGAGCATCGTCACGTCAATACCGTTTTCCAGAGCTACGCGCTGTTTCCGCACATGACAGTGTTTGAAAATGTCGCCTTCGGTCTGCGCATGCAGAAAACCCCGGCGACGGAAATCACCGCCCGCGTCAACGAAGCGCTGGCGATGGTGCAGCTGGAGAGCTTCGCCGATCGCCGTCCGCATCAGCTCAGCGGCGGTCAGCAGCAGCGCGTGGCCATCGCGCGCGCGGTGGTCAACCGTCCGAAGGTGCTGCTGCTGGATGAATCCCTTTCGGCGCTCGACTATAAGCTGCGCAAGCAGATGCAGAACGAGCTGAAGGCGTTACAGCGCAAGCTGGGCATCACTTTCGTGTTTGTGACGCACGATCAGGAAGAGGCGCTCAGTATGTCCGATCGCATCGTGGTGCTGCGCGACGGACGCATTGAGCAGGACGGCTCGCCGCGTGAAATCTACGAGGAGCCAGCGAATCTGTTCGTGGCGCGCTTTATCGGCGAAATCAACGTCTTCGACGCGGAAGTGGTCGCGCCGCTGGCGGATCAACGCGTGCGCGCAAAGGTGGAAGGCCGCGAATGCGATATTCTGGTGCCCTTCCCGGTCACGCCCGGTCAGAAGCTGAACGTGCTGCTGCGCCCGGAAGATCTGCGCGTCGAAGAGATCAATGACAGCGAAGCCGCCGAAGGGCTGGTGGGCTTTGTGCGCGAGCGTAACTATAAAGGCATGACGCTGGAATCCACCGTCGAGCTGGAAAACGGCAAGCTGGTCACCGTCAGCGAATTCTTTAACGAGGACGATCCCGATTTTGACCACTCGCTGAATCAAAAAATGGCGATTACCTGGGTTGAAAGCTGGGAGGTGGTGTTGCCTGATGAAAATAATGCGTAA
- the purB gene encoding adenylosuccinate lyase — translation MELSSLTAVSPVDGRYGEKVSPLRAIFSEYGLLKFRVQVEVRWLQKLAATAEIKEVPAFDADANAFLDAIVENFNETDAARIKTIERTTNHDVKAVEYFLKEKVAEVPALHAVSEFIHFACTSEDINNLSHALMLETARREVILPYWTQLIDAVKDLAQQYRDIPLLSRTHGQPATPSTMGKEMANVAYRMSRQLRQLEQVEILGKINGAVGNYNAHMSAYPEVDWHQLSEAFVTSLGISWNPYTTQIEPHDYIAELFDCIARFNTILIDFDRDVWGYIALNHFKQKTIAGEIGSSTMPHKVNPIDFENSEGNLGLANAVMQHLAAKLPVSRWQRDLTDSTVLRNLGVGIGYALIAYQATLKGISKLEVNRDRLLAELDQNWEVLAEPIQTVMRRYGIEKPYEKLKELTRGKRVDAAGMQAFIDSLALPEEEKTRLKQMTPANYLGRAVQMVDELK, via the coding sequence ATGGAATTATCCTCTCTGACCGCCGTCTCACCTGTCGATGGTCGTTACGGCGAAAAAGTCAGCCCGCTGCGCGCCATTTTCAGCGAGTATGGCCTGCTGAAATTCCGCGTTCAGGTTGAAGTTCGCTGGTTACAAAAACTGGCCGCGACTGCAGAGATCAAGGAAGTTCCTGCTTTTGACGCCGACGCAAACGCTTTCCTTGACGCGATCGTTGAAAATTTCAACGAAACCGACGCCGCGCGCATCAAAACGATTGAGCGCACCACCAATCACGACGTGAAAGCGGTTGAGTATTTCCTGAAGGAAAAAGTGGCTGAGGTGCCCGCGCTGCACGCCGTCTCCGAATTTATCCACTTCGCCTGCACCTCAGAAGATATTAATAACCTGTCGCATGCGCTGATGCTGGAAACCGCACGCCGCGAGGTCATTCTGCCTTACTGGACCCAACTGATCGACGCGGTGAAAGATCTGGCGCAGCAGTACCGCGATATTCCGCTGCTGTCGCGTACCCACGGCCAACCCGCTACGCCCTCCACCATGGGCAAAGAGATGGCGAACGTCGCTTACCGCATGTCGCGCCAGCTGCGTCAGCTGGAGCAGGTGGAGATCCTCGGCAAAATCAACGGCGCGGTCGGCAACTATAACGCGCACATGTCCGCCTACCCGGAAGTGGACTGGCATCAGCTGAGCGAAGCGTTCGTCACCTCGCTGGGCATCAGCTGGAACCCCTACACCACACAGATCGAGCCGCACGACTATATCGCCGAGCTGTTTGACTGCATCGCGCGCTTCAACACCATCCTGATCGACTTCGATCGCGACGTCTGGGGCTATATTGCGCTGAACCACTTCAAACAGAAAACCATCGCTGGCGAAATCGGCTCCTCCACTATGCCGCACAAAGTGAACCCGATCGATTTCGAAAACTCGGAGGGCAACCTCGGCCTGGCGAACGCGGTGATGCAGCACCTGGCCGCCAAACTGCCGGTTTCCCGCTGGCAGCGCGATCTCACCGACTCCACCGTGCTGCGCAACCTGGGCGTCGGCATCGGCTACGCGCTGATCGCCTACCAGGCGACGCTGAAAGGCATCTCTAAACTGGAAGTGAACCGCGACCGCCTGCTGGCGGAGCTGGATCAGAACTGGGAAGTGCTGGCGGAGCCGATCCAGACCGTGATGCGCCGCTACGGCATTGAAAAGCCGTATGAGAAGCTGAAAGAGCTGACGCGCGGCAAACGCGTCGACGCCGCCGGCATGCAGGCGTTTATCGACAGCCTGGCGCTGCCGGAAGAAGAGAAAACCCGCCTGAAGCAGATGACCCCGGCCAACTACCTCGGCCGCGCGGTGCAGATGGTCGACGAGCTGAAATAA
- the phoP gene encoding two-component system response regulator PhoP, with product MRVLVVEDNALLRHHLSVQLREMGHQVDAAEDAKEADYFLAEHSPDITLVDLGLPDEDGMALIRRWRGQDVKQPILVLTAREGWQAKVEALEAGADDYVTKPFHIEEVVARMQALMRRNSGLASQIITLPPFQIDLSRRELTVNEQQIKLTAFEYTIIETLIRNVGKVVSKDSLMLQLYPDAELRESHTIDVLMGRLRKKIQAVHPQEVITTVRGQGYRFDI from the coding sequence ATGCGCGTTTTGGTTGTTGAGGATAACGCTCTGCTGCGCCATCACCTGTCGGTACAGCTGCGTGAAATGGGCCATCAGGTCGACGCCGCGGAAGATGCGAAAGAAGCGGATTACTTTCTGGCTGAACACTCTCCTGATATTACGCTGGTCGATCTCGGTCTGCCTGATGAAGACGGCATGGCGTTGATCCGCCGCTGGCGCGGTCAGGATGTCAAACAGCCGATTCTGGTGCTGACCGCGCGCGAAGGCTGGCAGGCCAAAGTGGAAGCGCTGGAAGCGGGCGCCGACGACTACGTAACCAAGCCGTTCCATATTGAAGAGGTGGTGGCGCGCATGCAGGCGCTGATGCGCCGCAACAGCGGGCTGGCGTCGCAGATCATTACTCTGCCGCCCTTCCAGATCGATCTCTCGCGCCGTGAACTGACGGTCAATGAGCAACAGATCAAGCTGACCGCGTTTGAGTACACTATTATCGAGACCCTGATTCGCAACGTCGGCAAGGTAGTCAGCAAAGACTCCCTGATGCTGCAACTCTATCCCGACGCGGAGCTGCGAGAAAGCCACACCATCGATGTGTTAATGGGGCGACTGCGTAAAAAAATCCAGGCCGTGCATCCGCAAGAGGTGATTACCACCGTGCGCGGTCAGGGCTACCGCTTCGATATCTGA